From Micromonospora sp. NBC_01699, a single genomic window includes:
- a CDS encoding DUF1345 domain-containing protein has product MLSRLPAAAQRVRAGVELAVVAIIGLCVGVPVGVLYSPILGPLAGWDAAAIAYLLWIWTIIWPMGPEQTARLALREDPSRTVRDLLLLGACLVSLVAIGFVLAEGNPPDLGQPIRVGAAIVSIVVSWSVVHTVFTARYARLYYTGVDGGIEFHQTPLPRYVDFAYVAFTVGLTFQVSDTDLTTTEMRATVLRHALLAYLFGAVIVGAAINLVAGLAHP; this is encoded by the coding sequence GTGTTGAGCAGGCTTCCGGCGGCGGCCCAGCGGGTGCGCGCCGGGGTGGAACTGGCCGTGGTCGCGATCATCGGCCTCTGCGTCGGGGTTCCGGTGGGTGTCCTCTACTCGCCGATCCTCGGCCCGCTGGCCGGTTGGGACGCTGCCGCCATCGCCTACCTGCTCTGGATCTGGACGATCATCTGGCCGATGGGCCCGGAGCAGACGGCGCGCCTCGCGCTCCGGGAGGACCCCAGCCGCACCGTCCGCGACCTGCTCCTGCTGGGGGCGTGCCTGGTCAGCCTGGTCGCGATCGGCTTCGTGCTGGCCGAGGGCAACCCGCCCGACCTCGGTCAACCGATCCGGGTCGGCGCCGCCATCGTGAGCATCGTGGTGTCGTGGAGCGTCGTGCACACGGTGTTCACCGCCCGGTACGCCCGGCTCTACTACACCGGGGTCGACGGTGGGATCGAGTTCCACCAGACACCGCTGCCCCGGTACGTCGACTTCGCCTACGTGGCGTTCACCGTCGGCCTCACCTTCCAGGTGTCGGACACCGACCTCACCACCACCGAGATGCGGGCCACCGTGCTCCGACACGCGCTGCTGGCGTACCTCTTCGGGGCCGTGATCGTCGGTGCCGCCATCAACCTGGTCGCCGGCCTCGCCCACCCGTGA
- a CDS encoding Gfo/Idh/MocA family protein, producing MTDRMSFALVGFGWRAEAFWRLSTRLPDVTCVGAVVRTPRELPVPGFDSLAACLDSVRPDFVVTALPRAVNPDIVTEAVARGVPVLTETPPAPDLAGLRRLWDAVGGSGLVQVAEQYLLMPAHAARLAAVRSGIIGTPTQVQVSSTHQYHAVSLIRGLLGAGHAPASVRATRTTAPLLDPQTRSGWTDDPVPKPATTTIATLDFGDGRSGLYDFTDNQSRNQLRFRRILVRGTHGELRDDEVVHLAAARTIVRSPLVRRQTGYDLDLDGFDTGAVTLGSEVLYRNPYPGLRWNDDEIATATLLQAMAAWVRGAGPAPYPLADGAQDHLIALAVEHAADVDRTVGTTTEAWTTV from the coding sequence ATGACGGACAGGATGTCGTTCGCGCTGGTCGGATTCGGTTGGCGGGCGGAGGCGTTCTGGCGGTTGTCCACCCGGCTACCCGACGTCACCTGCGTCGGGGCCGTGGTCCGCACCCCTCGGGAACTGCCGGTGCCGGGCTTCGACTCGCTCGCCGCCTGCCTGGACTCGGTCCGGCCGGACTTCGTGGTGACCGCGCTGCCCCGGGCCGTGAACCCGGACATCGTGACGGAGGCGGTGGCCCGCGGTGTCCCGGTGCTGACCGAGACCCCGCCCGCGCCGGACCTGGCCGGCCTGCGCCGGTTGTGGGACGCGGTCGGCGGGTCCGGCCTGGTGCAGGTCGCCGAGCAGTACCTGCTGATGCCCGCGCACGCGGCGCGGCTGGCGGCGGTGCGTTCCGGGATCATCGGTACGCCGACCCAGGTGCAGGTGTCCTCGACGCACCAGTACCACGCCGTGTCCCTGATCCGGGGTCTGCTCGGCGCCGGTCACGCACCGGCGAGCGTCCGGGCCACCCGCACCACCGCGCCGCTGCTCGATCCGCAGACCCGTTCGGGCTGGACGGACGATCCGGTGCCGAAGCCCGCCACCACCACCATCGCCACGCTGGACTTCGGCGACGGCCGCTCCGGGCTCTACGACTTCACCGACAACCAGTCGCGCAACCAGTTGCGGTTCCGCCGGATTCTGGTCCGGGGCACGCACGGCGAGTTGCGCGACGACGAGGTGGTGCACCTGGCCGCCGCTCGTACGATCGTGCGCTCACCGCTGGTACGTCGACAGACCGGGTACGACCTCGACCTCGACGGCTTCGACACCGGTGCCGTCACCCTCGGCTCGGAGGTGCTGTACCGCAACCCCTATCCGGGTCTGCGGTGGAACGACGACGAGATCGCCACCGCCACCCTGTTGCAGGCGATGGCCGCCTGGGTACGCGGTGCCGGGCCGGCACCGTACCCGCTGGCGGACGGGGCACAGGACCACCTGATCGCCCTGGCCGTTGAGCACGCCGCCGATGTCGATCGCACCGTCGGTACGACCACCGAGGCGTGGACGACCGTTTGA
- a CDS encoding glycosyltransferase family 87 protein: MLAVWTLSRTAFVLVYTKVVEAPDFSGVFADVELYYRWSDSLLTGQIPGDDPMWQYPPGAAALFLFLRHLAGDSVGAYDDTFFVAALAADLLVLLALLRLARGNGLLLGAGAWAVVVPCLNLLTYSRYDIFVTASAVVALAATVRRPLVAGGVLAVGGLVKVWPVLLLISARPVAGLRPLLTGFVATLAVLGGALTVAFAGAWSGFTDNQSGRGLQIEAVGAAPLVLARLRDETITVAYVYGAMEFQHGYVRPATVVLPVLTAVGLGVLALWWLVRGRRLAWTPAVGFDVALLAVLVSVVTSRVFSPQYMLWLVGLAAVCLTRRDTTQRATSALIMVATGLTSVLFPWFYDQVSTDPSWPGSALLLVRNALVVAALGIGFRALLRGAGRERAPEVTFHPGARRTTGTGVTAVANRP; encoded by the coding sequence GTGCTGGCTGTCTGGACCCTCAGCAGAACCGCATTCGTGCTGGTCTACACGAAGGTCGTCGAGGCGCCCGACTTCAGCGGTGTCTTCGCGGACGTGGAGCTGTACTACCGCTGGAGCGACTCGCTGCTGACCGGGCAGATCCCCGGTGATGATCCGATGTGGCAGTATCCGCCCGGCGCGGCGGCGCTCTTCCTGTTCCTGCGCCACCTGGCCGGCGACTCCGTCGGCGCGTACGACGACACCTTCTTCGTCGCCGCGCTGGCAGCGGACCTGCTGGTCCTGCTCGCCCTGCTCCGGCTGGCCCGGGGCAACGGGCTGCTGCTCGGCGCCGGCGCCTGGGCTGTGGTCGTACCGTGTCTGAATCTGTTGACCTATTCCCGGTACGACATCTTCGTCACGGCGTCCGCGGTTGTCGCGCTCGCCGCCACCGTCCGGCGTCCGCTCGTCGCGGGCGGCGTCCTGGCCGTCGGCGGGCTGGTCAAGGTCTGGCCGGTGCTGCTGCTGATCAGCGCCCGACCGGTGGCCGGACTCCGCCCGCTGCTGACCGGCTTCGTCGCCACGCTCGCCGTGCTGGGCGGTGCCCTCACCGTCGCCTTCGCCGGTGCCTGGTCCGGATTCACCGACAACCAGTCCGGCCGGGGGTTGCAGATCGAGGCGGTGGGTGCCGCCCCGCTGGTGCTGGCCCGGCTCCGGGACGAGACCATCACCGTCGCGTACGTCTACGGCGCGATGGAGTTCCAGCACGGGTACGTGCGGCCGGCGACGGTCGTGCTGCCCGTCCTGACCGCCGTCGGGCTGGGCGTCCTGGCCCTGTGGTGGCTGGTGCGGGGCCGACGGCTCGCCTGGACCCCGGCGGTCGGTTTCGACGTGGCGCTGCTGGCGGTGCTCGTGTCGGTGGTGACCAGCCGCGTCTTCTCGCCGCAGTACATGCTGTGGCTGGTCGGGCTGGCGGCGGTCTGCCTGACCCGTCGGGACACGACGCAACGGGCCACCAGCGCCCTGATCATGGTCGCCACCGGGCTGACCAGTGTGCTCTTCCCGTGGTTCTACGACCAGGTGTCGACGGACCCGTCCTGGCCGGGATCCGCGCTGCTGCTCGTCCGCAACGCGCTGGTCGTGGCCGCCCTCGGGATCGGGTTCCGCGCGCTGCTGCGCGGTGCCGGCCGTGAGCGTGCTCCCGAGGTGACGTTCCACCCGGGAGCACGCCGCACGACCGGCACCGGTGTTACCGCGGTGGCTAACCGCCCGTGA
- a CDS encoding bile acid:sodium symporter family protein — protein MGSGLSLVLFPVALGIVMFGLGLTLTVEDFRRVMRYPRVVVISLVCQMLILPAICLGLVVAFDLRPELAVGMMLLAASPGGSTASLYSHLFKGNVALNVSLTAINSVLALFTLPLIVNLAVAGFIGSDTSIGLQFDKVIQVFAMVLIPIAVGMAIRARFTDFAVRMERTVKVLSIVVLVVMITGALSGIKDDIAATIGEIIVIVLVFNLISLAIGYVAPRALRVPHRESVASSFEIGLHNATLAITIGMSPALLDSTDMAMPSVIYGTVMFFTAVAFGFVAARRTAAGTEVTGRAADSTTV, from the coding sequence GTGGGTTCCGGGTTGTCACTCGTGCTCTTCCCAGTCGCACTGGGCATCGTCATGTTCGGGCTCGGGCTCACCCTGACCGTCGAGGACTTCCGTCGGGTCATGCGTTACCCGAGGGTGGTGGTGATCTCCCTGGTCTGCCAGATGCTGATCCTGCCGGCGATCTGTCTGGGGCTGGTCGTCGCCTTCGACCTGCGTCCCGAACTGGCCGTCGGCATGATGCTGCTGGCCGCGTCACCGGGCGGCAGCACCGCCAGCCTGTACAGCCACCTCTTCAAGGGCAACGTCGCGCTCAACGTGTCGCTGACCGCCATCAACTCGGTGCTGGCACTGTTCACCCTGCCGCTGATCGTCAACCTGGCGGTGGCCGGCTTCATCGGCTCGGACACCTCGATCGGGTTGCAGTTCGACAAGGTGATCCAGGTCTTCGCCATGGTCCTGATCCCGATCGCCGTCGGCATGGCCATCCGGGCCCGGTTCACCGACTTCGCCGTCCGGATGGAACGCACCGTCAAGGTGCTGTCGATCGTGGTGCTGGTCGTGATGATCACCGGAGCGCTCAGCGGCATCAAGGACGACATCGCCGCCACCATCGGCGAGATCATCGTCATCGTCCTGGTCTTCAACCTGATCAGCCTGGCGATCGGGTACGTCGCGCCGCGCGCGCTGCGGGTCCCGCACCGGGAGTCGGTCGCCTCCTCGTTCGAGATCGGTCTGCACAACGCGACGCTGGCCATCACCATCGGCATGAGTCCGGCGCTGCTCGACAGCACCGACATGGCGATGCCGTCGGTGATCTACGGCACCGTCATGTTCTTCACCGCCGTCGCCTTCGGCTTCGTCGCCGCCCGCCGGACCGCGGCCGGAACCGAGGTCACCGGCCGGGCGGCGGATTCCACCACGGTGTGA
- a CDS encoding response regulator transcription factor yields the protein MSRGAGERTIRVAVVDDHPVFRLGMTALLGTLAGIECVGEAVDVDSALDLVADRTPDVVLMDLNLGDRSGVEATRLVRTRYPAVAVLVITMFDDDDSLFGALRAGASGYLLKGASPEQVERGVRAVAEGELLLGPEIGVRAVGFLTRAAGEPAAFPQLTEREREILHHVARGLDNHTIAQLLALSPKTVRNNLSNVLVKIGVSDRAQAIVRARESGLGRR from the coding sequence ATGAGCCGGGGTGCGGGGGAGCGGACGATCAGGGTGGCGGTTGTCGACGACCACCCGGTGTTCCGGCTGGGCATGACCGCCTTGCTGGGCACGCTGGCCGGGATCGAGTGCGTCGGCGAGGCGGTCGACGTCGACTCCGCGCTGGACCTGGTCGCCGACCGTACGCCGGACGTGGTGCTGATGGACCTGAATCTGGGGGATCGTTCCGGGGTGGAGGCCACCCGGCTGGTCCGTACCCGGTATCCGGCGGTGGCGGTGCTGGTCATCACGATGTTCGACGACGACGATTCGCTGTTCGGCGCCCTGCGTGCCGGGGCGTCCGGTTACCTGCTCAAGGGTGCCTCACCCGAGCAGGTGGAGCGCGGGGTACGGGCGGTGGCCGAGGGCGAACTGCTGCTCGGTCCCGAGATCGGGGTCCGAGCGGTCGGTTTCCTGACCCGCGCCGCCGGCGAGCCGGCGGCCTTTCCCCAGTTGACAGAGCGGGAACGGGAGATTCTCCACCATGTCGCGCGGGGTCTGGACAACCACACGATCGCGCAACTGCTCGCCCTCAGTCCGAAGACCGTACGGAACAACCTGTCGAACGTCCTGGTCAAGATCGGCGTCAGCGACCGGGCCCAGGCGATCGTACGGGCCAGGGAGAGCGGCCTCGGCCGGCGGTGA
- a CDS encoding LLM class flavin-dependent oxidoreductase, which yields MEPTAPVQAHLFLLAGQHPDSTHAETLAAAKEYALAGEAADYAGVWIAEHHFISYGVCPSALAFAAYLLGATRRITVGTAACILSNRHPVALAEETVLLDELSGGRFALGVGRGGPWVDLEVFGTGRQRYADGFAESIDLLASWLSGAERVTGTGRFPFRPVRVVPRPRRPIPVWIAATSASTVELAARHGLALLLGMHAGHAEKAELLDRYGRVATAHGHDPSTAAHASAHLAYVADTDEAAEADVRTNLAALLTGLDDYVRLDDAPPAGAPDRTAYLERLLDIHPVGGPDRCRERLAEAAALPGVRHLLLMVEAGGGRRPTLDNIARLATEVLEPGLMATRAAPAFG from the coding sequence ATGGAGCCCACCGCCCCGGTGCAGGCGCACCTGTTCCTGCTCGCCGGACAGCACCCGGACAGCACCCACGCCGAGACACTCGCCGCCGCGAAGGAATACGCGCTCGCCGGCGAGGCCGCGGACTACGCCGGGGTGTGGATCGCCGAGCACCACTTCATCTCGTACGGCGTCTGCCCGTCGGCGCTGGCCTTCGCCGCGTACCTGCTCGGCGCGACCCGGCGGATCACCGTCGGCACCGCGGCCTGCATCCTGTCCAACCGACACCCCGTCGCCCTGGCCGAGGAGACGGTACTGCTCGACGAACTCTCCGGCGGCCGGTTCGCGCTCGGCGTCGGGCGCGGCGGGCCCTGGGTGGATCTGGAGGTCTTCGGCACCGGCCGGCAGCGGTACGCCGACGGCTTCGCCGAATCGATCGACCTGCTCGCGAGCTGGCTCTCCGGAGCCGAGAGGGTCACCGGAACGGGCCGTTTCCCGTTCCGCCCGGTGCGGGTGGTGCCCCGTCCCCGCCGGCCGATCCCGGTGTGGATCGCGGCCACCTCCGCGTCGACCGTCGAACTGGCCGCCCGGCACGGGCTTGCGCTCCTGCTCGGCATGCACGCCGGTCACGCCGAGAAGGCCGAACTGCTCGACCGGTACGGGCGGGTCGCCACCGCACACGGCCACGACCCGTCGACGGCCGCCCACGCCAGCGCCCACCTCGCCTACGTGGCCGACACCGACGAGGCCGCCGAGGCCGACGTACGGACGAACCTGGCCGCGTTGCTGACCGGGCTGGACGACTACGTCCGGCTCGACGACGCACCACCGGCCGGGGCGCCGGACCGAACCGCCTACCTGGAACGGTTGCTCGACATCCACCCGGTCGGCGGTCCGGACAGGTGCCGCGAGCGGCTCGCCGAGGCCGCCGCGCTGCCCGGCGTACGCCATCTGCTGTTGATGGTCGAAGCCGGCGGTGGCCGACGGCCCACCCTGGACAACATCGCCCGGCTCGCCACCGAGGTACTCGAACCGGGTCTCATGGCCACCCGCGCGGCGCCAGCGTTCGGCTGA
- a CDS encoding GNAT family N-acetyltransferase: protein MRIRELDAEERAELSLPLQTYSFRPSPRGNGSDDQLRQLQPYLRDNLTLVVEDGGDVVAEASAIPMRQNVRGLVCPMAGIAGVASNPLHRRRGHVRTLLTELLGRMRDRSPADPAAAYALGEGGGHRRLADAARTGQHLHAAGGSTQRPPQLPGQLVAAAQHRRQPPDRFPHG from the coding sequence ATGAGGATCCGCGAACTGGACGCCGAGGAGCGGGCGGAGCTGAGTCTGCCGTTGCAGACCTACTCCTTCCGCCCCTCGCCCCGCGGAAACGGGAGCGACGACCAGCTGCGTCAGTTGCAGCCGTACCTGCGGGACAACCTCACCCTGGTGGTGGAGGACGGTGGCGACGTCGTCGCCGAGGCGTCGGCGATCCCGATGCGCCAGAACGTACGCGGGCTGGTCTGCCCGATGGCCGGCATCGCCGGGGTGGCGAGTAACCCGCTGCACCGGCGCCGGGGCCACGTGCGGACCCTACTGACCGAACTGCTCGGCCGGATGCGGGACCGGTCGCCAGCCGACCCGGCTGCGGCGTACGCGCTCGGCGAAGGCGGCGGCCACCGTCGACTTGCCGACGCCGCCCGGACCGGTCAGCACCTCCACGCCGCCGGTGGGTCGACGCAGCGACCGCCACAACTGCCGGGTCAGCTCGTCGCGGCCGCGCAGCACCGACGGCAGCCGCCCGATCGGTTCCCGCACGGGTAG